In Oryzias latipes chromosome 6, ASM223467v1, the sequence TAACTTTTAAAAGAGTAGCAGTTTCCTTGGTGTGActtccttaatttttttttatcttaaattagaaataaatgcTTAAGACAGCTTTTCAATAACAGATAAATGAGGGAAAATCTGCTCAAATTAATTTAttgaagcaaaaacatgttttttttttacatttttagttccCTTACAGTGGGATTAGAGATCCATCTTCTACATCATTTTACCCTGTTAAGAGTCATGGGGTTTGCTGGAGCCTGGAGAAAAGGTGCcaacagaaaggacccagctcgGGGTTTGAACCTCTTGCTACAAAATGAGAGTACTAACCATTACAGCAGTGTGCATCCCTAGAGGGATTAAAGATTTGTATACCTCCCATTCATACACGAGGAGAACAAgttaactccacacagaaagaaccaagctaggatttgaaccaaggccttcttactgtgagatgtgagtgctgaccactacaccaccatgcagccctgtcAGAATCTAAAGACAGTCAAtcacaagaaagaaaaatgattattaCAAATTTCTAATCTGCACAGGCAAATAttattaaaagtataaaaaaaaatctaaagaagtTCAGAGAAACAGCTTTGAggttttcttaattttctttagaatGTGTTGCCAATTAGCAGGAGGCTTCTTTTCCTGCAgtggactatttttttttaacagaaaatcaGTCCACCTTTAACTGCTAGATCTGAACTAGCATTTAATTAAACATCTTATTTCCAAACGACATCAATAATCCAGCTGCGTCGTCTCTCAAGCAGCAAACCCTGTGAGGATAGAGAGTCAGCCATAAACTGAAATTTGTAGAAACTTTAATGTAGACAAAACAGTGATTAGTAAAATACATCAGGAAGGACTCCGTAAGATGTGCaaaaagtcacagaaaaacccaaacaatgtAAAGAacagtgacattttaaaaactacaaaagagGGAGCATACCTGCATGCACGCTATACTATTACAGAACCGTCTCCTCTACAATTACAGCAGATTATTTACAGATCTGGTAAAAATGTGAAGGATAATAAATATGTTTATgaaacaatataaataaagggTTTAATTTAAGCTTAGTTTGCGTTTTGCAGggtcaaaacaaataaaatcatttgattAAATAACATTTTGCGTCTGATTTGACTTCTTGTGGAGTCTGCATGCTTTAATGGGCTGTGTTGGTGCAAAATGGCTGTAACTTGGTCACCCACACAACTAAAGCTTATCTTGAGAGCACAGACACAAAGAGCATGTCTGCAAACCTGTTCCCATGAAACCCTGTCGAGATCCGTGACCCTCTAACCCATGGTGATCATCTCATATTTGTCCTTCAGGCTGTTGtcgtcctcatcctcctcctcttcctcctcttcctcctcctcctcgtgcGGCTTCTCGGTCTCATTGTGGGCATGGTGCATCTCGACGAGCAGGAAATAGAGAACAGCACCGACCACCCCGCCCACCATGGGCCCTGCCACTGGAATCCACCACCAGTAATCTGCAGTGCTGTGAGCCCCAAAAGAGAAAAGAGTCAAACATGGCAGAACATGAGTCAAACAGCTGGGAAAGAGCCTGCTGCTCATGTCAGGCGCCCCTCAGTGGAAGATTTACACAAAATGGACTGGAAGCGGAGGCTACATGTGACATTATATAACATAAGTCAGAGATCAGTTCAATGAAAACCCAAACAAAGCATTGACAGGCGTTGGCAGGATGCAGATGCATGTATGTACACATGATCGCAACACATGCCACTTAGAACAAGTGcattcactttttaaatatgaaaaaagagtCACCTTCAGTTGATCTCATAGGCTCCTCCATgtaaatcaacattttctttttgcctcCTATTAACATCACAGTAAACCACATTGCAAAGAATTTTTTACAGCTCACTTTGGACCAATTCAGGTAAataaattggttaaaaaaaaacaacttagatCTCAGTGTTACCTGAACACCTCCATCCCCCAACCTGCCACTGCCGTGAACAGTCGGGGTCCCAGGTCTCTGGCTGGGTTCAGAGGGTAGCCGCAGTTGAGTCCCATGGAAACACTGATGGCCATGAGGATCAAGCCGATTGCTAGAGGTTCCACACCTTTAGGAGCACCAATGTTTCCACCGTCGATAATCGCAAGAATACACAGAACTAACATACCAGTCCCCACCACCTGCAGGAGGGACAGAAACTGCCgtttgattcaatttaattcaattcaattttatttatatagcccaatatttacaacaatggtcatctcaatgggcttcattttataataaacatgaatcataaagaacataagcCATAGATTTCAATATTGCTAAACTGAACTaagcagactaaactaaactgggcatccctgcccttagaccctccttcgttTGACTGATGGAAGCTTTCAggaaacagttaaaaacaattcaggtaaaaaagtaaaagtttcttatgagaaataataaaaatctcaTAATATTAAACCAGGGGTCTGTAacactgaagaagaaaaaaaactacagattttaaattaaaaaaattatacactcaaaagaaaacaagaaattcttctaaaactttttttttttttacttttagcagCCACACATacataaattttaaaataaaatgcacctATTGCTGTATAAGAGCTTCCGGCTGCAGCCTATTTACTTGAATTgagccttaaagacccactccaatgaaaattgtgttttgaaacatgttcttgtggcatttttttcctcatgttggagtacatatataaagaaaataaaggttaaaattgcatttctgagtatttttgaaTCAAGAACAGACAAACAAGCTCCAAGCTCtggtccattctgatgcatccacttgctgaCAAATAAATCCTTGTACATGGATCTTCTAAAAAATCAAACCAGATGCCGGCTCAAAACAAaattggatagctccaatgttgctcaccatttgtgttgcaacattaatgttaggttggagttgtgagggttTTTAAGCTAGCGGGAGGGCATGTACACAgaactctcagcaatgggggtgggaagagggggcggggttgctccacaccatcggtccagcccacaactcagaggtgaatttcttataAACTAccgacgctctgcagaaactatattctagaaaacaacaaaacaaaaacatcacaattataatcaaaagaccactgggaacgctttttcAAGAGATccaaatatgattggagtgggacttcaacaTGACGAGGCAAAGATAGCATTTTCAGTTTCTCGTCTTTGTGTTTTAAGTGACTTCAGTGGAATGTGCAATTTGTGCAAATGTAACTAAAATCTGAACTAAAATAGACTTAACTGaaatgattgtcattttatttttctttgaagtcagAGATGCTAAAAGATGAAAGATTGGAGTGATTGAAAACTTGGATCCTCTAGATTTAACCTCAAGTTTTGAACCaactaaagtttaatttttaatctTGAGGATTGTATGAATATATGCCAAACATttgtacaaaacaaaattatacaCATTTGACCTATAACTGTTTATATAACTAATGAACTTTCACCAAAAACTCCCAACATTTCACGTGAATTTCACAAAAGtgtcaaatatttttaatcTCAAGTTAGAATAAAGTCCAAATATGATAATGTTAACGCATTagtataaaattaaacaacCTGAACTGTTGAGCAAAATTCCAAACAACAATGAAGTTCTGAGTGGTgtaaaaatgtatcattagATAGCTGATGCAATGTGGGGTTATAGTTCAAACACTTCCTCACTTGTTCATTTACTGAATTTTTAAGAGTAATCTTGCTATTTTTAGAACTTGCACCAGCCAACTGGTCTAAAAACTGTGTTATGTGGAGGCAGTCTCCCAGTCTACCCTTTTCTACCAGCAAATGGTAGAAAATGGGTCATTGAACCCAAACCAAGCAAAAGAGGGGGTATTCTCAGACAAAAGGGGACAATCGATGCTGCATTGGGGGGTTGGCCAGAAAAAGGGCAACGCAGACTAAAGAAGAGGCCACTAGGTCAGAGCTCACCTGATCGATGAAGCCGCCTAGGACTGACAGGTGTCTTGCAGGGTATGAGGCAAAAATGTGAGCTGTTGCATTGATTCCAGTCACTGACAGAATCCCATTGGTAAAGTCCATAAAAGCATCTATGACACAGATGAATGAACAATGagtttccatttttaaagtattctaacaaaaaaatgtttccatcttTTTCTAGACATCAACCTCTCGGTCTAATGTCATTAATGATTATTTACCATAGTATAACCCAAagacagcagcagctcctgcaAATGCACCAAGAAACTGAGCAATGACGTAGAAAGGAAACTTCCAGATCTTCAGTTTGCCCAGAATCACCATAGCCAGAGACACAGCAGGGTTGACGTGGCCTCCTGGGACAGAGGACAAAGAACAGAGCAGCACAGGGTCAGCGGGCAGCTGCTGTGATATCCTCACCGCCATTAGTGAAGTTGTCACACATCTAAGAGGCGGCAGGGGGGGTGCAGTTTTTGGGCAGTCtaggtttttgtttgaatgttcAAGATCGCAAAAAACAGAATCAAGacctataataataataataaaacagaaaggCAGGATTGGAAGATTTAAAGCACAGTtatatttcctttctttttctttagacTTATGGAATTTAATTTTTAGAAGGACCATGCAGACATGGACAGTTTGAATGGCAAGCTGGTTCATGCTTAGGTTATTCAGCTGTCAGACACATCCAGGAGACTTCAGAAGATTTACATTTAGCTAAGGCAGGTCTGATGGCCTCCCTCCGCTTTCAATGTCTATCTCAGGAACAACAACATGTTTCTTGGCAAGTCCTAGATGGAAAGCAATCTGTGAGCTTTGCAATGGGATAACTGAAAACAATTTGGAGACAGAACTAACCTGACCAAACAGAAAAGATGTGCTGGAACTGCGATGCAACAACAACCAGGTTGTGCTGCAAGCACTGACAGGCATCTCTGTCTATAACACTTTACTGCCTGGTCTGACAATTCCAGTTTACAAAGTGTCTAAATCTTTACAGTCCTTATTATAATTGAACAATTACCAAGTAAAATCaaattgtcaaaaataaaatgatttgcaataaaacaaagtttaattatttttgaaaaagttagGGTTGCATCAACTCTACCATAA encodes:
- the LOC101172729 gene encoding aquaporin-9-like, whose product is MRQHCAIKHGIFKEILAEFLGTFVLVLFGCGSVAQTILSRNTLGEPLTIHIGFSVGLAMAVYVAGGVSGGHVNPAVSLAMVILGKLKIWKFPFYVIAQFLGAFAGAAAVFGLYYDAFMDFTNGILSVTGINATAHIFASYPARHLSVLGGFIDQVVGTGMLVLCILAIIDGGNIGAPKGVEPLAIGLILMAISVSMGLNCGYPLNPARDLGPRLFTAVAGWGMEVFSTADYWWWIPVAGPMVGGVVGAVLYFLLVEMHHAHNETEKPHEEEEEEEEEEEDEDDNSLKDKYEMITMG